Proteins found in one Aethina tumida isolate Nest 87 chromosome 1, icAetTumi1.1, whole genome shotgun sequence genomic segment:
- the LOC109601204 gene encoding transmembrane protein 245 isoform X1, with product MDHRSPLESIFSIIGGLPQGHDKPVKHAVYNAVALFLLFLCCGAGWALFLILEPFIKPLMWAVLVGSALHPLKRSLRMTFQSWFKTLEVKNTPVILGVFLLPVNFIDYLSEFIGNNLLKRLRLIIAVCVAIPVIHVIYYYTPNIITVIVSNLIVTFFGFLNFFLNNSTLTVVLFITIAYVSLVYLLWRPENNTKFHYASIGIWLIGSCCLAQQFGSYQLIVFIILQTIFFGGFIWEIYEVYTEMNLTETPVSFNKAISIVFHGKLPYNEVPLEENDSQAEMENIENDIKRIEKSEKNSPNDATEAKQEDPFALSLFEKKAMQTSPANLTKVSKSEPKLLRSMSQPHVYSPKHKVTLTNNRKLSLKNSNQTLIDSENYESTFYLYSVLWACIVMLFWKNVMLLPLLPIPLLCYVIKHVGIYLGMWQWINLKFIDIMEVVRGWCSKRHDALVPVPIRGIYRIMDKLNEAIKSGIKGSIDTVASFVVIFALIVFVISASIFFVLQIYAEAIMMVQMTSNVINQTVVHNPELRQLLPPAWDDTVDSILDNAYQYGREGISKGVRSILSDVETSKSEKLEKQVLELWDRVYQNWMSSENTGGPKVTEDAVRSSWENFINDIQKSPGKTFMFYITILLFLFFFFLFLEMFNINGIVDFAKQNVGTLISLLESVWSIVKGNISLILGSFSTFLSVILGGGTAVLNFILSVIVFLTTLFYLLSSSGDLYKPVEILTNFSQSGRRFGHALEGAINGVFLASFKMAAFYGLWTWLIHNLFSVKIVYLPSAIATILGAVPFLGTYWACCPAVLDLWLAQDRGVEAILFAGFQFLPTSIVDTTIYKEIKGGGHPYLTGLAIAGGIFCLGVEGAIIGPLLLCGLYVVIDLSSTLFKESPTEEELNLRYQLQDSELL from the exons ATGGATCACAGGTCGCCTTTGGAAAGTATTTTCAGCATAATCGGAGGGCTGCCACAGGGACATGACAAACCCGTAAAACATGCAGTTTACAATGCCGTGGCCTTATTTCTGCTGTTTCTGTGCTGTGGAGCAGGATGGGCCCTTTTTTTGATACTTGAACCATTTATCAAACCTTTAATGTGGGCAGTGCTAGTTGGGTCAGCATTACATCCCTTAAAAAGATCTTTAAGGATGACATTTCAGTCATGGTTCAAGACATTAGAAGTGAAAAATACACCTGTTATTTTGGGGGTGTTTTTGTTACCAGTAaactttatagattatttgtcAGAATTTATAGGAAACAATCTGTTGAAACGGTTAAGATTGATAATAGCAGTTTGTGTGGCAATACCTGTGATCCatgtgatttattattatacacctAATATTATTACTGTTATAGTTAGTAACTTAATAGTTaccttttttggatttttgaatttctttttgAATAATTCTACACTAACAGTG gtattatttattactatagcTTATGTGTCCCTTGTATATTTACTTTGGAGGCCAGAAAATAATACCAAATTTCACTATGCTTCAATTGGAATTTGGTTGATAGGATCATGTTGTTTGGCACAACAGTTTGGATCATATCaacttattgtttttataattctgcAAACCATATTTTTTGGAGGCTTTATATGGGAAATCTATGAAGTTTATACAGAGATGAATTTAAcag aAACGCccgtttcttttaataaagcaATATCTATTGTATTTCATGGTAAATTACCTTACAATGAAGTTCCACTAGAAGAAAACGATTCTCAAGCTGAAATGGAAAATATT GAAAACGACATAAAGAGAATTGAAAAATCGGAAAAAAATAGTCCTAACGATGCTACAGAGGCAAAGCAAGAAGATCCATTTGCCCttagtttatttgaaaaaaaggcCATGCAAACTAGTCCAGCAAATCTTACTAAAGTTTCTAAGTCTGAACCTAAACTGTTGAGGTCAATGTCTCAACCACATGTCTATTCACCCAAACATAAAGTAACATTAACTAATAACAGAAAGTTAAGCTTGAAGAACTCCAATCAAACTTTAATTGACTCTGAGAATTATGAAAGCACATTTTACTTATATTCAGTACTGTGGGCTTGCATTGTGATGTTATTTTGGAAGAATGTAATGCTGCTGCCTTTGTTGCCAATTCCATTGTTGTGTTATGTTATTAAGCACGTTGGAATTTATTTGGGTATGTGGCAATGGATAAACTTGAAGTTCATTGATATAATGGAAGTTGTAAGAGGTTGGTGCTCAAAAAGACATGATGCTCTGGTACCTGTACCAATCAGAGGCATTTACAGAATTATGGATAAACTAAATGAGGCAATCAAAAGTGGAATCAAAGGAAGCATTGATACTGTTGCAAGTTTTGTTGTAATATTTGCATTGATAGTATTTGTAATTAGtgcttcaatattttttgtactgcAG atttatgcTGAAGCAATTATGATGGTACAAATGACCAgtaatgtaattaatcaaACGGTCGTTCACAATCCAGAGTTGCGACAATTGTTGCCACCAGCTTGGGATGATACCGTCGACTCTATATTGGATAATGCGTATCAGTATGGTAGAGAAGGCATATCTAAAGGG GTCAGAAGTATACTATCTGATGTAGAGACGTCAAAATCCGAAAAGCTGGAGAAACAAGTTCTGGAATTGTGGGACAGGGTGTACCAGAACTGGATGTCATCGGAAAATACGGGTGGTCCTAAAGTTACTGAGGATGCTGTTCGCAGTTCTTGggaaaactttataaatgataTTCAAAAATCTCCAGGTAAGACTTTTATGTtctatattactatattactgtttttattctttttttttttgtttttagaaatgtttaacataaatgGTATTGTGGATTTTGCTAAGCAAAATGTTGGAACGCTGATATCCTTACTGGAATCTGTTTGGTCTATAGTCAAAGGCAACATCAGTTTAATTCTGGGTTCCTTCAGTACATTTCTTTCAGTCATTCTAGGCGGTGGCACAGCCGTTTTGAACTTTATACTCAGTGTG ATAGTTTTTTTGACGAccctgttttatttattgagctCCAGTGGTGATCTGTACAAACCTGTGGAGATTCTGACAAATTTCTCACAAAGTGGTAGAAGATTTGGTCATGCATTGGAAGGTGCAATAAATGGGGTATTCTTAGCTTCCTTCAAGATGGCTGCTTTCTATGGACTATGGACTTGGTTAATCCATAATTTATTCAgtgtaaaaatagtttatttgccCTCAG CAATTGCAACAATTCTGGGAGCTGTTCCATTCTTGGGAACATACTGGGCTTGTTGTCCTGCTGTTCTTGACCTCTGGTTAGCACAAGATCGTGGTGTCGAAGCGATTTTGTTTGCAGGATTTCAGTTTTTACCTACCTCAATTGTCGACACAACCATATACAAGGAAATTAAAGG aggaGGACATCCCTACTTAACTGGTTTGGCTATTGCCGGtggaatattttgtttagggGTTGAGGGAGCAATTATAGGACCTTTATTGCTCTGTGGCTTGTATGTAGTTATTGACTTATCATCTACATTATTTAAGGAATCTCCAACGGAAGAAGAACTCAATTTACGTTACCAACTACAAGATTCTGAGCTTCTATAA
- the LOC109601207 gene encoding uncharacterized protein LOC109601207 yields the protein MKTDSNAKCNQDFDINTEIEESILTPLACATLINEFLKGIVFQKGQIPYPYSRLKSVVEKKSGQTEAKTRGVENYTINNHYKIVSSAFYALEEIMRGINREFITLRNNIKEVLILIGNSPQCPKEAYSVVISNISTHHIDANHMHEMSKIQPKVLRSIFLSQEWMDSVDSQNNCSNIFIFMKKNVSNGQCIEGSGFIPTKNLNISSKVKHVKVKLSYNIVNDSKDCCKNLTVFQEGENVLSTISEKPFETVLTTEWYQCKHMVKGFKDCFINKVSVSELW from the coding sequence ATGAAGACTGACAGCAATGCAAAGTGCAATCAAGATTTTGATATCAACACTGAAATTGAAGAATCTATTCTAACCCCATTGGCATGTGCGACGCTTATAAATGAGTTCTTGAAAGGAATTGTGTTCCAAAAGGGGCAAATACCGTACCCATATTCACGTCTCAAAAGtgttgttgaaaaaaaaagtggACAGACTGAAGCAAAAACTCGTGGGGTGGaaaattatactattaataatcattacaaAATTGTGTCTTCTGCATTTTATGCACTTGAAGAAATTATGAGAGGAATAAACAGAGAATTCATAACattgagaaataatattaaggaagtgttaattttaattggtaacAGCCCGCAATGTCCTAAAGAAGCATATAGTGTtgttatatcaaatatttccaCACATCATATTGATGCAAATCACATGcatgaaatgagtaaaattcAACCGAAAGTTTTAAGAAGTATATTCCTCTCACAGGAATGGATGGATTCTGTTGATTCTCAAAATAATTgtagcaatatttttatttttatgaaaaagaaTGTTTCAAATGGTCAGTGCATAGAAGGTTCTGGTTTTATTCCaactaaaaacttaaatatctcCAGCAAAGTGAAACATGTTAAAGTAAAACTGAGTTATAACATTGTGAATGATTCAAAAGACTGTTGCAAAAATTTGACTGTATTTCAAGAAGGTGAAAATGTTTTGTCGACAATATCGGAAAAACCTTTTGAAACTGTGTTAACTACAGAGTGGTATCAGTGTAAACATATGGTGAAAGGATTTAaggattgttttattaataaagtttcagTAAGTGAATTGtggtaa
- the LOC109601206 gene encoding ribosome-releasing factor 2, mitochondrial isoform X2, with amino-acid sequence MNISLRIVNKLNAAWKIKHYSSNCNNWDGSKIRNIGILAHIDAGKTTTTERMLFFSGKIKQMGEVHHGNTVTDYMEQERERGITITSAAVTFPWKKHQFNLIDTPGHIDFTMEVEQTLNVLDGAVVILDGSAGVEAQTITVWKQSEKYKIPKVIFVNKMDRADANVFVSCDSVEKKLECPTIMLQLPVKENNKLLGIVDILSLNFIKYEKETFSRIELTEKENCKLWTEAVEARCNLIDKLTNFNDDLAYLVISNDSLENISTDAIVGALRKSTLDGVIVPVLLGSSYKNIGVQALMDAVILYLPSPLDRHAHFKYFEDNFCGRTFKVMHDKQKGPLVFTRIYNGELHKNQRLYNVQQDASESNTRVYVPYADEFKEVESVTNGNIAVIAGLKITKSGDLLTSSNSVFQKARSKLLKADDSVGDGVKDVFGSGPKPPQPVFFCSIEPPNLATQSALDQALEELQREDPSLRVNHNEETGQTVLAGMGELHLEIIRDRILKEYKINADLGPLQIAYKETPLEQVKKEYVVDTKIGNSKQQIEIKLSLIPVIDRISNDFLKFDKSAESASNISGIFPKHLLAIKQGIEVGLMHGPKIGAPLGEGRRIQ; translated from the exons atgaatatttcattgaggattgtaaataaattaaatgcagCGTGGAAAATTAAGCACTACAGTAGCAATTGTAACAATTGGGATGGCAGTAAAATAAGAAACATAGGTATATTAGCTCATATTGATGCGG GAAAAACTACAACCACAGAaagaatgttatttttttctggCAAGATAAAACAAATGGGTGAAGTGCATCATGGAAATACAGTCACAGATTATATGGAACAAGAACGAGAAAGAGGTATAACAATAACATCAGCAGCAGTGACATTTCCTTGGAAAAAGCACCAGTTTAATCTAATAGATACCCCTGGACATATTGATTTTACTATGGAAGTCGAACAAACTTTAAATGTATTGGATGGAGCTGTGGTTATTTTGGATGGATCTGCAG gtGTAGAAGCACAAACAATAACTGTGTGGAAACAAtcagaaaaatacaaaattcctaaagtaatttttgttaataaaatggacAGGGCAGATGCAAATGTATTCGTGTCCTGTGATTCTGTAGAGAAAAAATTGGAATGTCCTACAATAATGTTACAATTACCTGTTAAGgagaataataaacttttag ggATTGTGGATATACTtagtctaaattttattaaatatgaaaaagaaaCATTCAGTAGAATAGAACTAACAGAAAAGGAAAATTGTAAGTTGTGGACTGAAGCTGTAGAAGCTAGATGTaacttaattgataaattaactaaCTTCAATGATGATTTGGCATATCTAGTTATATCTAATGAttctttagaaaatatttcaacagatGCAATTGTTGGGGCTTTAAGAAAATCCACTCTGGATGGT GTTATTGTACCTGTTCTTCTAGGAagttcttataaaaatataggagTTCAAGCCCTAATGGATGctgtgattttatatttaccctCCCCACTAGACAGACATGCtcacttcaaatattttgaggaCAATTTTTGTGGAAGAACCTTTAAAGTTATGCATGATAAACAAAAAGGACCTCTAGTGTTTACAAGAATTTACAATGGAGAACTGCATAAAAATCAGAGACTGTATAATGTACAACAGGATGCTTCAGAAAGCAACACTAGAGTGTATGTGCCTTATGCTGATGAATTTAAAGAAGTGGAGAGTGTCACCAATGGCAATATTGCAGTTATTGCAGGGCTAAAG ATAACTAAATCTGGCGATCTGTTAACAAGTTCAAACAGTGTTTTCCAAAAAGCCAGATCTAAACTATTAAAAGCAGATGATTCAGTTGGTGACGGTGTTAAGGACGTATTTGGAAGTGGGCCAAAACCACCACAACCTGTTTTCTTCTGTTCGATTGAGCCACCAAACTTGGCCACCCAATCTGCCCTAGACCAAGCTCTTGAAGAGCTACAACGGGAAGATCCAAGTTTAAGGGTTAACCATAATGAAGAGACTGGTCAGACTGTGTTAGCAGGAATGGGAGAATTGCATTTGGAAATTATTAGGGAtcgaattttaaaagaatataaaattaacgcCGATTTGGGCCCCTTGCAAATTGCTTACAAAGAGACACCATTAGAACaagtaaaaaaagaatatgtgGTGGACACTAAAATTGGAAAtagtaaacaacaaattgaaattaaactgTCTCTGATCCCTGTGATTGATAGGATCAGCAacgattttttgaaatttgataagAGCGCTGAATCTGCTAGCAATATTTCTGGTATATTTCCAAAGCATTTGTTGGCTATAAAACAAGGAATAGAAGTTGGACTGATGCATGGACCTAAAATAGGCGCTCCT TTGGGAGAGGGACGTCGAATTCAATGA
- the LOC109601206 gene encoding ribosome-releasing factor 2, mitochondrial isoform X1: MNISLRIVNKLNAAWKIKHYSSNCNNWDGSKIRNIGILAHIDAGKTTTTERMLFFSGKIKQMGEVHHGNTVTDYMEQERERGITITSAAVTFPWKKHQFNLIDTPGHIDFTMEVEQTLNVLDGAVVILDGSAGVEAQTITVWKQSEKYKIPKVIFVNKMDRADANVFVSCDSVEKKLECPTIMLQLPVKENNKLLGIVDILSLNFIKYEKETFSRIELTEKENCKLWTEAVEARCNLIDKLTNFNDDLAYLVISNDSLENISTDAIVGALRKSTLDGVIVPVLLGSSYKNIGVQALMDAVILYLPSPLDRHAHFKYFEDNFCGRTFKVMHDKQKGPLVFTRIYNGELHKNQRLYNVQQDASESNTRVYVPYADEFKEVESVTNGNIAVIAGLKITKSGDLLTSSNSVFQKARSKLLKADDSVGDGVKDVFGSGPKPPQPVFFCSIEPPNLATQSALDQALEELQREDPSLRVNHNEETGQTVLAGMGELHLEIIRDRILKEYKINADLGPLQIAYKETPLEQVKKEYVVDTKIGNSKQQIEIKLSLIPVIDRISNDFLKFDKSAESASNISGIFPKHLLAIKQGIEVGLMHGPKIGAPVINAELMLHWFVVGRGTSNSMITATVTHVTRELLKESGSDIMEPVMNLEIVLPDEYLTAILADLSRRRTAINNVSVRGNAKLVTAQCPLSELKGYSTILRTLSSGTATFTMEFAKYQRMSAINEEKAVKEVRGF, encoded by the exons atgaatatttcattgaggattgtaaataaattaaatgcagCGTGGAAAATTAAGCACTACAGTAGCAATTGTAACAATTGGGATGGCAGTAAAATAAGAAACATAGGTATATTAGCTCATATTGATGCGG GAAAAACTACAACCACAGAaagaatgttatttttttctggCAAGATAAAACAAATGGGTGAAGTGCATCATGGAAATACAGTCACAGATTATATGGAACAAGAACGAGAAAGAGGTATAACAATAACATCAGCAGCAGTGACATTTCCTTGGAAAAAGCACCAGTTTAATCTAATAGATACCCCTGGACATATTGATTTTACTATGGAAGTCGAACAAACTTTAAATGTATTGGATGGAGCTGTGGTTATTTTGGATGGATCTGCAG gtGTAGAAGCACAAACAATAACTGTGTGGAAACAAtcagaaaaatacaaaattcctaaagtaatttttgttaataaaatggacAGGGCAGATGCAAATGTATTCGTGTCCTGTGATTCTGTAGAGAAAAAATTGGAATGTCCTACAATAATGTTACAATTACCTGTTAAGgagaataataaacttttag ggATTGTGGATATACTtagtctaaattttattaaatatgaaaaagaaaCATTCAGTAGAATAGAACTAACAGAAAAGGAAAATTGTAAGTTGTGGACTGAAGCTGTAGAAGCTAGATGTaacttaattgataaattaactaaCTTCAATGATGATTTGGCATATCTAGTTATATCTAATGAttctttagaaaatatttcaacagatGCAATTGTTGGGGCTTTAAGAAAATCCACTCTGGATGGT GTTATTGTACCTGTTCTTCTAGGAagttcttataaaaatataggagTTCAAGCCCTAATGGATGctgtgattttatatttaccctCCCCACTAGACAGACATGCtcacttcaaatattttgaggaCAATTTTTGTGGAAGAACCTTTAAAGTTATGCATGATAAACAAAAAGGACCTCTAGTGTTTACAAGAATTTACAATGGAGAACTGCATAAAAATCAGAGACTGTATAATGTACAACAGGATGCTTCAGAAAGCAACACTAGAGTGTATGTGCCTTATGCTGATGAATTTAAAGAAGTGGAGAGTGTCACCAATGGCAATATTGCAGTTATTGCAGGGCTAAAG ATAACTAAATCTGGCGATCTGTTAACAAGTTCAAACAGTGTTTTCCAAAAAGCCAGATCTAAACTATTAAAAGCAGATGATTCAGTTGGTGACGGTGTTAAGGACGTATTTGGAAGTGGGCCAAAACCACCACAACCTGTTTTCTTCTGTTCGATTGAGCCACCAAACTTGGCCACCCAATCTGCCCTAGACCAAGCTCTTGAAGAGCTACAACGGGAAGATCCAAGTTTAAGGGTTAACCATAATGAAGAGACTGGTCAGACTGTGTTAGCAGGAATGGGAGAATTGCATTTGGAAATTATTAGGGAtcgaattttaaaagaatataaaattaacgcCGATTTGGGCCCCTTGCAAATTGCTTACAAAGAGACACCATTAGAACaagtaaaaaaagaatatgtgGTGGACACTAAAATTGGAAAtagtaaacaacaaattgaaattaaactgTCTCTGATCCCTGTGATTGATAGGATCAGCAacgattttttgaaatttgataagAGCGCTGAATCTGCTAGCAATATTTCTGGTATATTTCCAAAGCATTTGTTGGCTATAAAACAAGGAATAGAAGTTGGACTGATGCATGGACCTAAAATAGGCGCTCCT GTCATAAATGCTGAACTCATGCTTCATTGGTTTGTAGTTGGGAGAGGGACGTCGAATTCAATGATAACTGCAACTGTAACTCATGTAACTCGGGag ttattgaaAGAGTCTGGTTCGGATATCATGGAACCTGTAATGaatttagaaattgttttgcCTGATGAATACCTTACAGCTATCCTGGCTGATCTCTCAAGAAGAAGAACTGCAATCAACAATGTGTCAGTTAGAGGCAATGCAAAATTAGTAACAGCACAATGCCCTCTGTCAGAGCTTAAAGGATActcaacaattttaagaaCATTATCTTCTGGAACAGCTACCTTTACAATGGAATTTGCTAAATACCAAAGAATGTCTGctataaatgaagaaaaagcAGTAAAGGAGGTCAGGGGTTTTTAA
- the LOC109601204 gene encoding transmembrane protein 245 isoform X2 yields the protein MDHRSPLESIFSIIGGLPQGHDKPVKHAVYNAVALFLLFLCCGAGWALFLILEPFIKPLMWAVLVGSALHPLKRSLRMTFQSWFKTLEVKNTPVILGVFLLPVNFIDYLSEFIGNNLLKRLRLIIAVCVAIPVIHVIYYYTPNIITVIVSNLIVTFFGFLNFFLNNSTLTVVLFITIAYVSLVYLLWRPENNTKFHYASIGIWLIGSCCLAQQFGSYQLIVFIILQTIFFGGFIWEIYEVYTEMNLTETPVSFNKAISIVFHGKLPYNEVPLEENDSQAEMENIENDIKRIEKSEKNSPNDATEAKQEDPFALSLFEKKAMQTSPANLTKVSKSEPKLLRSMSQPHVYSPKHKVTLTNNRKLSLKNSNQTLIDSENYESTFYLYSVLWACIVMLFWKNVMLLPLLPIPLLCYVIKHVGIYLGMWQWINLKFIDIMEVVRGWCSKRHDALVPVPIRGIYRIMDKLNEAIKSGIKGSIDTVASFVVIFALIVFVISASIFFVLQIYAEAIMMVQMTSNVINQTVVHNPELRQLLPPAWDDTVDSILDNAYQYGREGISKGVRSILSDVETSKSEKLEKQVLELWDRVYQNWMSSENTGGPKVTEDAVRSSWENFINDIQKSPEMFNINGIVDFAKQNVGTLISLLESVWSIVKGNISLILGSFSTFLSVILGGGTAVLNFILSVIVFLTTLFYLLSSSGDLYKPVEILTNFSQSGRRFGHALEGAINGVFLASFKMAAFYGLWTWLIHNLFSVKIVYLPSAIATILGAVPFLGTYWACCPAVLDLWLAQDRGVEAILFAGFQFLPTSIVDTTIYKEIKGGGHPYLTGLAIAGGIFCLGVEGAIIGPLLLCGLYVVIDLSSTLFKESPTEEELNLRYQLQDSELL from the exons ATGGATCACAGGTCGCCTTTGGAAAGTATTTTCAGCATAATCGGAGGGCTGCCACAGGGACATGACAAACCCGTAAAACATGCAGTTTACAATGCCGTGGCCTTATTTCTGCTGTTTCTGTGCTGTGGAGCAGGATGGGCCCTTTTTTTGATACTTGAACCATTTATCAAACCTTTAATGTGGGCAGTGCTAGTTGGGTCAGCATTACATCCCTTAAAAAGATCTTTAAGGATGACATTTCAGTCATGGTTCAAGACATTAGAAGTGAAAAATACACCTGTTATTTTGGGGGTGTTTTTGTTACCAGTAaactttatagattatttgtcAGAATTTATAGGAAACAATCTGTTGAAACGGTTAAGATTGATAATAGCAGTTTGTGTGGCAATACCTGTGATCCatgtgatttattattatacacctAATATTATTACTGTTATAGTTAGTAACTTAATAGTTaccttttttggatttttgaatttctttttgAATAATTCTACACTAACAGTG gtattatttattactatagcTTATGTGTCCCTTGTATATTTACTTTGGAGGCCAGAAAATAATACCAAATTTCACTATGCTTCAATTGGAATTTGGTTGATAGGATCATGTTGTTTGGCACAACAGTTTGGATCATATCaacttattgtttttataattctgcAAACCATATTTTTTGGAGGCTTTATATGGGAAATCTATGAAGTTTATACAGAGATGAATTTAAcag aAACGCccgtttcttttaataaagcaATATCTATTGTATTTCATGGTAAATTACCTTACAATGAAGTTCCACTAGAAGAAAACGATTCTCAAGCTGAAATGGAAAATATT GAAAACGACATAAAGAGAATTGAAAAATCGGAAAAAAATAGTCCTAACGATGCTACAGAGGCAAAGCAAGAAGATCCATTTGCCCttagtttatttgaaaaaaaggcCATGCAAACTAGTCCAGCAAATCTTACTAAAGTTTCTAAGTCTGAACCTAAACTGTTGAGGTCAATGTCTCAACCACATGTCTATTCACCCAAACATAAAGTAACATTAACTAATAACAGAAAGTTAAGCTTGAAGAACTCCAATCAAACTTTAATTGACTCTGAGAATTATGAAAGCACATTTTACTTATATTCAGTACTGTGGGCTTGCATTGTGATGTTATTTTGGAAGAATGTAATGCTGCTGCCTTTGTTGCCAATTCCATTGTTGTGTTATGTTATTAAGCACGTTGGAATTTATTTGGGTATGTGGCAATGGATAAACTTGAAGTTCATTGATATAATGGAAGTTGTAAGAGGTTGGTGCTCAAAAAGACATGATGCTCTGGTACCTGTACCAATCAGAGGCATTTACAGAATTATGGATAAACTAAATGAGGCAATCAAAAGTGGAATCAAAGGAAGCATTGATACTGTTGCAAGTTTTGTTGTAATATTTGCATTGATAGTATTTGTAATTAGtgcttcaatattttttgtactgcAG atttatgcTGAAGCAATTATGATGGTACAAATGACCAgtaatgtaattaatcaaACGGTCGTTCACAATCCAGAGTTGCGACAATTGTTGCCACCAGCTTGGGATGATACCGTCGACTCTATATTGGATAATGCGTATCAGTATGGTAGAGAAGGCATATCTAAAGGG GTCAGAAGTATACTATCTGATGTAGAGACGTCAAAATCCGAAAAGCTGGAGAAACAAGTTCTGGAATTGTGGGACAGGGTGTACCAGAACTGGATGTCATCGGAAAATACGGGTGGTCCTAAAGTTACTGAGGATGCTGTTCGCAGTTCTTGggaaaactttataaatgataTTCAAAAATCTCCAG aaatgtttaacataaatgGTATTGTGGATTTTGCTAAGCAAAATGTTGGAACGCTGATATCCTTACTGGAATCTGTTTGGTCTATAGTCAAAGGCAACATCAGTTTAATTCTGGGTTCCTTCAGTACATTTCTTTCAGTCATTCTAGGCGGTGGCACAGCCGTTTTGAACTTTATACTCAGTGTG ATAGTTTTTTTGACGAccctgttttatttattgagctCCAGTGGTGATCTGTACAAACCTGTGGAGATTCTGACAAATTTCTCACAAAGTGGTAGAAGATTTGGTCATGCATTGGAAGGTGCAATAAATGGGGTATTCTTAGCTTCCTTCAAGATGGCTGCTTTCTATGGACTATGGACTTGGTTAATCCATAATTTATTCAgtgtaaaaatagtttatttgccCTCAG CAATTGCAACAATTCTGGGAGCTGTTCCATTCTTGGGAACATACTGGGCTTGTTGTCCTGCTGTTCTTGACCTCTGGTTAGCACAAGATCGTGGTGTCGAAGCGATTTTGTTTGCAGGATTTCAGTTTTTACCTACCTCAATTGTCGACACAACCATATACAAGGAAATTAAAGG aggaGGACATCCCTACTTAACTGGTTTGGCTATTGCCGGtggaatattttgtttagggGTTGAGGGAGCAATTATAGGACCTTTATTGCTCTGTGGCTTGTATGTAGTTATTGACTTATCATCTACATTATTTAAGGAATCTCCAACGGAAGAAGAACTCAATTTACGTTACCAACTACAAGATTCTGAGCTTCTATAA